In Brevundimonas sp. SGAir0440, one DNA window encodes the following:
- a CDS encoding acyl-CoA dehydrogenase C-terminal domain-containing protein: MAYKAPVRDFTFILNEVLEIDRYTNQPGFQDVSSDLVSQILEEGAKFADEVIAPINNPGDKEGCHWAEGGVVTGPKGWKEAYKAMSEAGWMALAADPAYGGQGMPSVVASAFGQMTAGASAAFSMYPGLTAGAYAGIHANASEELKQKYLPKMATGEWSGTMNLTEPQCGTDLGMVRTKAVPNGDGSYSITGQKIWISAGEHDFADNIIHTVLARVEGAVPGIKGLSLFVVPKFLVNEDGSLGERNSLECAGLEHKMGIHGNATAVMQYDGAKGWLIGEEGRGMNNMFVVMNEARLGTGLQGLAIGTAAYQAAVEFAKDRLQGRSLTGPKNPDGPADSIMVHPDVRRMLLESKAFVEGGQAFILWTALHADLEKSEDAAVAQKAKDYMGLLTPVLKAYLTDKGFHVASLGMQVHGGSGYTEHFTASQYLRDARITMIYEGTNGIQALDLVGRKLPANGGRAIMTWFGEIDAFVAENSGNEAIKPFVDGLADVKAKLQDGTMWLMQNGMANPDNAGAASTDYLNVFGLTALAYMWAQMAKVAQAQVEAGSTDPYYANKLQTGRYFVERILPDAEAHLKKMKTGADVLMAMPAEAF; encoded by the coding sequence ATGGCCTACAAGGCGCCTGTCCGCGACTTCACCTTCATCCTGAATGAAGTGCTGGAGATCGACCGCTACACCAACCAGCCGGGCTTCCAGGACGTCTCTTCGGATCTGGTCAGCCAGATCCTGGAAGAAGGCGCCAAGTTCGCCGACGAGGTCATCGCCCCGATCAACAATCCGGGCGACAAGGAAGGCTGCCATTGGGCCGAGGGCGGCGTGGTGACGGGACCCAAGGGCTGGAAAGAAGCCTACAAGGCGATGTCCGAAGCCGGCTGGATGGCGCTGGCCGCCGACCCGGCCTACGGCGGTCAGGGCATGCCCAGCGTGGTGGCCTCGGCCTTCGGTCAGATGACGGCCGGCGCCTCGGCCGCCTTTTCGATGTATCCGGGCCTGACCGCCGGCGCCTATGCCGGCATCCACGCCAATGCCTCCGAAGAGCTGAAGCAGAAATATCTGCCCAAGATGGCGACCGGCGAATGGTCGGGCACGATGAACCTAACCGAGCCGCAGTGCGGCACGGATCTGGGCATGGTGCGCACCAAGGCCGTGCCGAACGGCGACGGCTCCTATTCGATCACCGGCCAGAAGATCTGGATCTCGGCGGGCGAGCACGACTTCGCCGACAACATCATCCACACGGTGCTGGCCCGCGTCGAAGGCGCGGTTCCGGGCATCAAGGGCCTGTCGCTGTTCGTCGTGCCGAAGTTCCTGGTCAATGAGGACGGCTCGCTGGGCGAGCGCAACAGCCTGGAATGCGCCGGCCTCGAGCACAAGATGGGCATCCACGGCAACGCCACCGCCGTCATGCAGTACGACGGCGCCAAGGGCTGGCTGATCGGCGAAGAAGGCCGCGGCATGAACAATATGTTCGTGGTGATGAACGAGGCCCGCCTCGGCACCGGCCTGCAAGGCCTGGCCATCGGCACTGCCGCCTATCAGGCCGCCGTCGAGTTCGCCAAGGACCGCCTGCAAGGCCGCTCGCTGACCGGACCGAAGAACCCGGACGGCCCGGCGGACAGCATCATGGTTCACCCCGACGTGCGCCGCATGCTGCTGGAATCGAAGGCCTTCGTCGAAGGCGGCCAGGCCTTCATCCTCTGGACCGCGCTTCACGCCGACCTGGAGAAGTCCGAGGACGCGGCCGTGGCCCAGAAGGCCAAGGATTACATGGGCCTGCTGACGCCGGTGCTGAAGGCCTATCTGACCGACAAGGGCTTCCATGTCGCGTCGCTGGGCATGCAGGTGCACGGCGGTTCGGGCTACACCGAACACTTCACCGCCTCGCAGTATCTGCGCGACGCCCGCATCACCATGATCTACGAGGGCACCAACGGCATCCAGGCGCTGGATCTGGTCGGCCGCAAACTGCCCGCCAACGGCGGTCGCGCCATCATGACCTGGTTCGGCGAGATCGACGCCTTCGTCGCCGAGAACAGCGGCAATGAAGCGATCAAGCCGTTCGTCGACGGCCTGGCCGACGTAAAGGCCAAGCTGCAGGACGGTACCATGTGGCTGATGCAGAACGGCATGGCCAATCCGGACAACGCCGGCGCCGCTTCGACCGACTATCTGAACGTCTTCGGCCTGACGGCGCTGGCCTATATGTGGGCGCAGATGGCCAAGGTGGCTCAAGCGCAGGTCGAGGCCGGTTCGACCGACCCCTATTACGCCAACAAGCTTCAGACCGGCCGCTACTTCGTCGAGCGCATCCTGCCCGACGCGGAAGCCCATCTGAAGAAGATGAAGACCGGCGCCGACGTGCTGATGGCCATGCCGGCCGAGGCGTTCTGA
- a CDS encoding acyl-CoA dehydrogenase family protein gives MNVLGSPDPDFMREEEITLFSDSVGKWIDEHAPLEKVQQWIADSSVPRQLWNDAGEAGLLGLSLPEEDGGFGGDYRHEVVLMRQLGWKGADHFGISLHNAIVMPYIWHYGTEEQKQRWLPRLQSGELVGAIAMTEPGAGSDLQGVKTTAVKSGNGYVVNGSKTFITNGQLANFLIVVAKTDPAEGAKGTSLIVVETDGAEGFERGRNLHKIGMEANDTSELFFNDVKVPGDNIIGGTEGQGFVQLMQQLPQERLNIAVQGVAAAERGLEATLSYVKERKAFGKRVIDFQNTQFKLAEVKTKLTVAKVFTDHCIGLHLQGKLDAATASMAKYWVTDIQGETIDEMLQLHGGYGYMNEYPIAQLYKDARVQRIYGGTNEIMKLLIARTL, from the coding sequence ATGAACGTGCTGGGCAGCCCCGATCCCGATTTCATGCGTGAAGAAGAGATCACCCTCTTTTCCGACAGCGTCGGCAAATGGATCGACGAGCACGCGCCGCTTGAGAAGGTGCAGCAATGGATCGCTGACTCCTCGGTGCCGCGCCAGCTGTGGAATGACGCGGGCGAGGCGGGTCTGCTGGGCCTGTCGCTGCCGGAAGAGGACGGCGGTTTCGGCGGCGACTATCGGCACGAGGTCGTCTTGATGCGTCAGCTGGGCTGGAAGGGCGCGGACCACTTCGGCATTTCGCTGCACAACGCGATCGTCATGCCCTACATCTGGCATTACGGCACCGAGGAACAGAAGCAGCGCTGGCTGCCGCGCCTGCAATCGGGCGAACTGGTCGGCGCTATCGCCATGACCGAACCGGGCGCGGGCTCGGACCTGCAAGGCGTCAAGACCACGGCGGTAAAGTCGGGCAACGGCTATGTCGTCAACGGCTCCAAGACCTTCATCACCAACGGCCAGCTGGCCAACTTCCTGATCGTGGTCGCCAAGACCGATCCGGCCGAGGGCGCCAAGGGCACCTCGCTGATCGTGGTCGAGACCGACGGCGCGGAAGGGTTCGAACGCGGCCGCAACCTGCACAAGATCGGCATGGAGGCCAACGACACCTCCGAACTGTTCTTCAACGACGTGAAGGTCCCCGGCGACAACATCATCGGCGGAACCGAGGGCCAAGGCTTCGTCCAGCTGATGCAGCAGCTGCCCCAGGAGCGGCTGAACATCGCCGTCCAGGGCGTCGCCGCCGCCGAGCGCGGCCTTGAGGCGACGCTGTCCTATGTCAAGGAGCGCAAGGCGTTCGGCAAACGCGTTATCGACTTCCAGAACACCCAGTTCAAACTGGCCGAGGTCAAGACCAAGCTGACCGTCGCCAAGGTCTTCACCGACCACTGCATCGGCCTGCATCTGCAAGGCAAGCTCGACGCCGCCACCGCCTCCATGGCCAAATACTGGGTCACCGACATCCAGGGCGAGACCATCGACGAGATGCTGCAGCTCCACGGCGGATACGGCTACATGAACGAATAT